From Mobula birostris isolate sMobBir1 chromosome 8, sMobBir1.hap1, whole genome shotgun sequence, the proteins below share one genomic window:
- the LOC140202145 gene encoding histone H2B 1/2-like — translation MPEQQKSAPKKGAKKALPKPAGKSGKKRRRVRKESYSIYIYKVMKQVHPDTGISSKAMSIMNSFVSDIFERIAGEASRLAHYNKRSTISSREIQTAVRLLLPGELAKHAVSEGTKAVTKYTSSK, via the coding sequence ATGCCCGAGCAGCAGAAATCCGCTCCCAAGAAGGGCGCCAAGAAAGCTTTGCCCAAACCAGCGGGCAAGTCTGGCAAGAAACGCAGGAGGGTGAGGAAGGAGAGTTACTCCATCTATATCTACAAAGTGATGAAGCAGGTTCACCCCGACACCGGCATCTCCTCCAAGGCCATGAGCATCATGAACTCGTTCGTGAGCGATATTTTCGAGCGCATCGCGGGCGAGGCTTCCCGGCTGGCCCATTATAACAAACGATCGACCATCAGCTCCCGGGAGATCCAGACTGCCGTGCGCCTGCTGCTGCCTGGGGAGCTGGCCAAGCACGCCGTGTCGGAAGGGACAAAGGCGGTGACCAAGTACACCAGCTCCAAGTGA